The Mangrovibacterium diazotrophicum DNA window CAGACGTTACAGAGCCTTTTACTTTGTAGCCTCTGCCAATCAACTTTCGGGCTAAGGGCAAGCCCAGCCAACCGACACCTAATATGGAAACTGTTCGCATCATTCAAGTTATAACAAAACAGATGTCGGCTGGTTGTGCCAATTATGAAAAACATCCGAACTATTTATGAATTTAGTCGACGCCCTCTGCCCACTCATCAATCGGTTACCATTCCCTTAAACTCGGGCTCGCTCAATTTCTTTTGAAGCCGATCAATCGAGAACTGCACGAATGACAACTCTTCTTCCTCGCTTGAGACATTCACCTCATTCGGGAAAACTTTCCAGGCCATCATCGCTGTTTGGTCGCCAACTGCCATAATTTGGCCATTTGGTGCCGGGAAATTACCTGATGCCTTGTAGGTTTCAATCGATTTTGGATTGAAAAACAGGTAGGCATCAAAGGTTTGATTCAGCCATTTTTCGATCGGTGTATTTTTATAAACTTCCATCTCAACAGGTTGAATTCCGTGCGAAAACAATTGCTCGTACAAATCGTTCAACGGCTTGTCTCCGCGCAAGTAAACCACTTTTTGCCCCGTATTGTGGCGAGCAATTAATTCGCTTAACGAGAAAATATTCGGTTCAGCCGAACGATGTATTTTCATCCGGGTTTTCTTCAGGATAGCTACTTGCTTCGAGCTAATGCAGAAGATCTCGTGCTGCGAGCGCAAGCCAAAATGATGGCGGAAACGTGCCAGCCAATGTGCGGCATAACTGCTTGTTACCACCAGACTTACTTTCTGATCGCGAATACTGTTTAAAAATTCAACTTTCGGTTTACGAAACTGGATGCGAAAAAGTGGTTGTTCAATAAACCGAACCGGCTGATTACGGAGCCACTGCCGGGTTTTTTCCGACAGGCTCCTTCCTATAAATACTGAGGGTAGTTCCATTGTATCAATGTTTAAATTCTTTTCCATGGATAATTTCTTTCACATAAGCTTTCCGAACCACAAAATCTCCAAATCCTTCGCCTTCGTTACGGTTCTGCGCGTAATCAGCAATAATAGGTTTCAACTCTGCTAAAATTTCCTCTTCGGAAAGTGTTTCTTTATAGAGTGCATTCAAGCGGGTTCCGTTGCGGTTACCTCCAAGGTACAAGTTGTACCGACCGGCCGACTTGCCAATAAAACCGATTTCGGCCAGGTATGGGCGACCGCAACCATTCGGGCAACCAGTCATGCGGATTACAATCTCTTCCTTTAACAGACCATGCTCATCCAAAATGACTTCGATCTTACTCATCAAATCGGGCAGGTAGCGCTCTGCTTCTGCAAAAGCCAAACTACAAGTATTCAGCGCCACACAGGCAATCGAATTCTGGCGGAGGCCGGAAAGCTGAATTGGCCACACACCATATTCTTTCAGGATTTTGGCCACTTTCTCCTTGTCATCCAAATTGGCCAAAATCAGGTTTTGATTACCTGTCAGGATAAATTGTGCATCAACTTGTTCTGCGATCTCACGCAAGGCTGTTTTCAATTTCAGGTTTCCGGTATCCTTCACACGGCCACCTTCGATAAACAGGTTCAGATTCCATTTGCCATTGGTACCTTTTACCCAACCGTAACGATCGCCGTTGCGGCTAAAACTGTACGGGCGGGCAGGCTCCAATTTGTATCCGAGGTATTTATTCAGCTCTGCTTTAAACCAATCCAATCCCTTGTGATCGATCGTGTATTTCAAACGAGCTTGCTTCCGGTTCTGGCGATTCCCATTGTCTTTTTGTACGAGGACAACTTTTTCGGCAACATCTACTGCCTGCGACGGCGTACAAAATCCGATCACATCTCCCAAGCGTGGGTATGTTTCAGGCACACCGAAGGTTGAACCAAAACCACCACCGACAACAACGTTGTAACCAACCAGTTTGCCTTTTTCCTGGATCGCGATGTAGCCCAAATCCTGCGAAAACACATCAACATCATTATAAGGAGGAACAGCAACGCCTATTTTAAATTTACGCGGTAGGTAGCGATCACCGTAAATTGGTTCAACGTCTTTTTTACCGTCAACCAACAGGTGCTCATCCAACCAAATTTCGTGGTAGGCAGTCGTCTGCGGAGTCAAATGCGCCGAAATATCTCCGGCTAATTTGTAGGCTTGTGCGTGAATCTCAGATTCTTCCGGGTTAGCCAATGACATCACATTTCGGTTTACATCGCCACAGGCTGCAATGGTATCCATCAATGCAGAATTAATTCCCTGAATGGTTGCTTTCAGTTTACTCTTAATAACGCCGTGCAACTGAAAAGCCTGGCGTGTTGTCAATTTCAAAGTGCCGTTTGCATGCGTGTCAGCCAACGAGTCCATTTGCAACCATTGCTCTCTCGAAGCAACCCCTCCCGGCAACCGGACACGAATCAAAAAGGACCAGGCTGGTTCCAGTTTTTGCAATTTGCGCTCTTTCTCCAGGTCGCGGTCGTGCTGCTGATAAATTCCGTGAAATTTAGACATCTGGGTGTCACCATCGGCAATGGCCCCGGTAACCGGGTCTGCCAAACTTTCAACCAAGGTTCCACGCAGATAGTTGCTATCGTATTTTAATTTTTCTACTTCTGACAATTTACTCCAATCAATTTGCTCGCTCATGATTTCTTTATTTTAGTCAGATAAGTATTAATACCACCAAAATAAGTATTTATACTTATCGAGTCAAGATTAAGTTCTGTTTTTTACTTTCTGTTAAGAATTTTTATCGATTCATTCATCTTTCTGTCCAAGCGCGGCAGCGATTAATATACATCAGTCTGGAATCGCTTGTCCTTTTTCAGCTTTTTGAAGTAATCGCGGGCTTGATCTTCGCTCATTCCACCTTGTGTTTGAATAATCTCCAACAAGGTTTTCTGAACGTCTTTTGCCATGTGCTTCATATCGCCGCAGAGGTAGAAACTCGCTCCGCTTTGCAACCAATCGAACACTTCTTTTTGTTGTTGCGCCAAACGATGTTGAACGTAGATTTTTTCTTCCTGATCGCGTGAGAAAGCCAAATCGATTTTTCCGAGTACACCTTTCTTCAGGGCTTTCTGCCATTCAATTTGATAGAGGAAATCGGAGTAAAAACGACGCTCGCCGAAGAACAACCAGGTTTTTCCTTTTCTCTTTTGAACCTCGCTTTGCTGAATGAATGCGCGGAATGGAGCAATTCCGGTTCCCGCACCAACCATGATGATCGGCGTTTCCTCACTCTCCGGAAGACGGAAGCCAGGATTGCGCTCAATGTAAACCGGTACTTCTTCGTCAATCTCAATACGATCAGCCAGGTAAGTCGATGCAGCGCCTTCGCGGTTACGGCCTTTGTTTTCGTAACGTACTGTTGCCACTGTGATGTGAACCTCATCACCAACGGCATCCTGGCTCGAAGAAATGCTGTACAAACGAGCTGGTAACGGACGAAGCAAATCGATCAATTCCTGGGCCGTCAATTCAGCAGGAAACTCAACCAGCAAATCCAGAATATCGTTACCCCACAAGTAGCTATCCAACAGCTCGTCGTTTTCCAAGATTTTTGCCACTTCCGGATTACCTGTCTTTTCAGCATATTTCTGAATCACATCTCTTGTCAGCAAGGTAATTTCAACCTGGTGACGCAAAGCAACATTCAATGAGTATTCAGTTTTCTTTAAAACAACCGGAGCATCAGTGTCTAATTTTAAACGCTCGATAATTTGCTCAACCAAAACAGGTGGGTTATCAGTTAAAATGCCAACCGAATCTCCAGGCTGATATGAAATACCTGATCCATTTAAATCCAATTCGACATGATATACTTCCTTATCAGAATCACGACCGGTAATTTTCACCTTGTCAATCACCGTTGCCCGGAATGGATTCTTTTGATTATACACAACCGCTTCTTCTTGCACTGAACTTGTCGCAGACGTTGAAACCGCTGCAGGTTGCAATGCTGCCAATTTCTCCAGAATGGCATTCATCCAGGTATTGGCATCTTCTTCATAGTCCACATCGCAGGTTACAATCGGGAAAAGCTCTTTAGCTCCGGCTTGTTTCAATGCATGATCGATATCAAGCCCGGTTTGACAGAAAAGTTTGTAGCTCTTATCACCCAAAGCCAATACCGAGAAATTCAGATTCGGCAATTTGGGAGCGCGTTTACCGGTAATGAAGCGGTGGAAATCTTCAGCCATTTCAGGCGGCTCACCTTCTCCGTGGGTGCTCACAATTACCAGCAGGTTTTCTTCGTCGGTCAGCTGTTTTGGATTGTAATCATCCATAGCCAGCACACTGGCCGAAATTGATTTTTCACCCAACAACCCACCGAGTTTTTTGGCAATGCCCTCGCTACGGCCTGTGTGAGAACCATACAAAATAGTCAATTTCAAATGCGAAGCCGCAACAACCGCAGCTGCAGTTTGCGCTTGCTGTCCAATGGCAACGGCCGGTTTGTTGTAGCTGGCAGTCAATCCTTGAAAATAACCGTTCAACCAGATTAACTGCTCAGGCACTGCTCCTTCCAGTAATACTTCCAGTGCTTTCGCCTGGGCCTCGCTTAAGGGATTCAATTTAATGCTCATTTGTTTCTATTGTTTTTTATGAAATTACTGATGAATAGGTCGTTAAATTTGGTACTCGATGTCAGACTGATCAATCCGTCCAAACTTGATACGGTTCCAGGTCCGTTCGTGCATGTAGTAGAGAAACATCTTCGTAAACAGCTCCACACCACCAATTGTAACTGCAAAATCCAACTTCCCTGTAACCAACCAGGCAATCATCATCGTGTCAATCGTACCGACGGTTCTCCACGATATTGACTTCACTACGCTGCGATAAGGTTTTTCTCTCATGATCGATATTTATTTTGTTTTTATTTTTTCTGAAAATTGAAGCATAAAAAAAGCCCTTCTGCGTCTGCAGAAGGGCTTTTTGTTTTTATCGTTTCGTTATCCTATAACAATATCAACTTCTTTCCTTCTGCAAAAAAGAACCACAACACATACACATACACATACACATGTTTGCACTTGAAGAAGGGTTAATATTTACAGAAGTTATCTTTGTCATTTTTTCAATATAAAAGGAGACTTACCTGACTCAAACATCGCTCGTTTGCGAGATGTTTTTATTTTTGTTTTGAAATCAGATATAGAACTCTTTTTGTGATTTATTTGGCAAATATAGAGGTAAAATCGACATTTCGAAATATTTCGATGTAAAAAAATTATTAATTCAAGAATCACATTTTCTTAAAAATCTAAAATACATCAAATTATCAGGTGATGAATTGTAAATAATTACACCAACTTATTTTCATTTTATTATTTTTGTGACAAAAATCAGAAAATAATGAAAGACGCAAAATCCTGCAAGACCATTGAGGAGGTTCGACAAGAAATTGATCGGATTGACAGAGAGGTAATGGAACTACTGGCCAGACGACAGGACTATGTGTGCGAAATTATCCGGTTTAAAAAAGATGAAGAAAGTATTGTAGCGCAAGGTAGACAAGACCAGCTTTATCAACAGCGACGTGAATGGGCCGAAGAACTCCGCTTGTCGCCTGAAATGATTGAGGAGGTTTATAAAACGATGGTACGACATAACATCCAAAAAGAACTGGAGCTGCACAAACAAACTAAAAACAGTTAATCTCTAAGATGTACAAATCAGATATCAAAGTAGTGGATTGCACCGTTCGCGATGGCGGATTGATGAATAAATGGCAATTCGATGACAAGTTTGTAAAAGGAGTTTATGACGCCTGCGTTGAAGCGGGTGTTGATTATATGGAAATTGGCTACATCAGTAGCGAAAAATCATTTAACAGAAACGAAGTAGGTCCGTGGAAATTTTGCGCAGATAATGATCTTCGCCGAATTATGGGCAACAACGATACCAGCCTTAAAATATCAGCCATGGCCGATATCGGCCGGATTGATTTCGACGATATTCCGCCTGCCAGCGAAAGCCTGATCGACATGATGCGTGTGGCTTGTTACGCACATCAAACCGACAAAGCCATTGAACTGGCACATCACTGCATGGACAAAGGCTACGAAACCACCATTAACCTGATGGCCGTTTCGAAAGTTAACGAACGCGATTTGGATGAAGCGTTGACGGATGTAGCTCAATCGCGCGTGCCTGTTTTCTACCTGGTTGACAGTTTCGGAAGCATGTACTGCGAAACGATCGAGCACCTGCTGAAAAAATACAAAGCTGCTCTTCCTGAAAAAGAGATCGGCATTCACGCGCATAATAATATGCAGCTGGCCATGAGCAACACCATCACAGCATTGATGGGTGGCGCGACTTATCTTGACGCAACCCTGTTGGGAATGGGCCGCGGAGCTGGTAATTGCCCAATTGAAATTTTAACAGCATTCTTGAAAAACCCAAAATACAGATTACTGCCCCTGCTGAAAGCAATCCAGGAAGAAATTCTTCCCTGGCAACAAAAAATCGACTGGGGCTACCATATTCCATACCTGGTTACCGGCGCATTGAATGAACATCCGCGCAGCGCAATGGCCTGGATGGATTCGGACCGCAAAACCGATTTCGTAGCGTTCATGAAAGAAATGCACGACTACGAATAAGTCTCAAAATCCTTTTTTGAACCTTTTCTCACATCTCACAATAAACCAAAAACTGAGTATCTCGAAAAACCCTCTCCTAACCCAGAGGGTTTTTCCTTTGTATACCGGTTGAACATTTGAAGCACGATTGTTGTCATATGCATGAAAAAGAAAAACCGCATCAAAATTTAATGACCCTTGGTGCGTTTCCTATAGTAAATAAACAAAAGAGAAAATGAAAAAGACCGGATTACTATTCGTCGCAGCTTTATTGCTGTTTAGCTGCAAGTCCGAAGCACAGTTGCTGAAGCAACTGAAATCAATTATCGAACCGGAAACCTCCACCGATTCAACCCAAACCACAACCAGCACAAGTTCGAGTACTTCGCAGACTTTGAGTTTAACGGAGAGTGAAGCCAGCTCAGGCATCAAAGAGGCTCTGATCAACGGGGTTACGAAGGGTGTGGAACTGGTATCGCAGGAAGATGGCTACTACGCCGACCCAATTATTAAAATCCCTTTCCCGGAGGAAGTAGACTTTGTAGCAAGTAAACTGAAAGCCATCGGCATGGGTAGTTTGGTAGACAAAGCAGTACTTTCGATGAACCGTGCAGCCGAAGACGCCGCCGGTACAGCCACCGATATTTTCGTTGGCGCAATTAAAGAAATGACTGTTACCGATGCGGTAAATATTGTAGCCGGTGAAGACGATGCAGCTACGCAATACCTGGAAACACATACCACAGAGAAACTAACTTCGGAATTCAGCCCGATCATCACCAGTTCGCTCGAAAAAGTAGACGCCACCAAATACTGGAGCGATGTGATGAATGCATACAATCAAATTCCGATGGTGAAAAAAGTGAATCCTGATTTGGGTGAATATGTAACCGAAAAAGCAATCGAAGGGTTATTTGTAAAAATAGCCGACGAAGAAAAAGCGATTCGCGAGGATCCGGTTAGCCGGACAACAGACCTACTGAAAAAGGTTTTCAACTAAAATAAAAACAACAAAAAAGCGGATAATTTATCCGCTTTTTTTCCCTAATCGCAATTCTCTCGAATTGTCTTTTCTCTCTTTAAACCACACTTAAGCCGGACATTCCTCCCGGGCTTACTTACTCAAAAACATATCGTTGTTCCCTCTTCAGGATGATCTCGTAAACAAATCGCTTCACATCGCACACACGAACCGGTTTAGGCAGAAACTGTTGAGCTGCGTAACTAAACGCCGTCTCGCTGTAAGCAGTTTCGCTGCTCACCATGGCCAGTTTAAAGCGTCTCCCCTCTAAGCTGTCCAACAAATCGAAACCGGTTCCGTCGGGCATTTCAACATCCAGAAACACCAGGTCCGGATCATGTTTTTCGATCATTTCTTTACCATTCGTTATATTCTCCGCACTCCCCACAATGGCAATATTTTCGAAGTTTTGTTTCAAAATCGAAATCATCAATTTTCGGGCAACAGGATCGTCATCAATAATTACAGTAGATATCATTTAGTTTTCAGGATTAATGCTCTAGAAAGACCAAATGATGTGCCACCTGCCGTCAAGGCCCCTTTAATTAACACACGGTTATTGCAGATTCGTTAAAATTTCGTTGCCGCACACGACTTTTACGCGATTGAAATATTCTGTAAAAACATAATATGTAATTATCACAGTTTGGCACTTTTGAAAAATATTTCCCAATTTGGTTTGCATTTAATCAAATTGATAAATCTTTTTCTGTCTTTCAGATATATTAATCTCGAAAGCTTATTTTTGGCAGGTATCCGGGAGCGAAAAAATGCCCCCTGGAAAAACCTCATTTTACATGAAACGAACATTGAAAGATTACCTGCTGATTACGCTTAAGGGGATGGGCATGGGAGCAGCCGACGTTGTTCCCGGAGTATCCGGCGGAACTATCGCATTTATTACAGGCATCTATGAGGAGTTAATTGACTCGATCAAATCTGTCAATTTCAAAACATTGAAACTGCTGCTTAGCGGACAAATCAAAGCCTTTTGGGAAGCCATTAACGGTACTTTTCTAGTCAGCTTGCTTTTGGGAATTGGCATTAGCGTACTCTCATTGGCCAAAGGGTTGAAATACCTGCTCGAGCATCATCCGATTTTGGTATGGTCTTTCTTCTTTGGGCTCATTGTTGCCTCGGCCATCTACGTTGCTAAGGACATTAAAGAGTGGAAAATCGGAACTTTTATATCACTAATTTGTGGCGTGGTTATCGCCTATTTCATAACGGTGGTTACACCCGCTGAAGCAAACACCACTTACCCGTTCATTTTTCTCTCGGGAGCCATTGCCATTTGCGCCATGATTTTGCCGGGCATTTCCGGTAGTTTCATCTTGGTATTGCTGGGTATGTACAAATTTATCCTCGGCTCATTGTCCGAATTAAATTTACCGGTTATTGCTGTCTTTTTGGCTGGTGCTGCTATCGGAATTGTGAGTTTCTCAAACATCCTTTCGTGGCTGTTAAAAAAATACTACAACCTCACCATCGCATTGCTTTCCGGCTTTATGATTGGGTCATTGAACAAAGTGTGGCCATGGAAACATGTGCTGGAAACATTCACCGACCGCCACGGAGAAATTCGTCCTTTAATTGAAAAAAACGTTCTTCCTGGCAACTATTTTGAGCTGACCGGCAACGAGGCACAACTGGTTTATGCCCTTTTATTGGCAGCTGCCGGATTTGCTCTTATTTTTGTTGTTGAAGGATTGACCAAAAAACTGGTTAAAGCGTAAATAAAAAGTAAACTCAAGTAATTTAAATACAGAATGAAAACCTACGGACTGATTGGCTACCGATTGGGCTACTCCTTTTCAAAAGGATTTTTCACAGAAAAGTTTGAAAAAGAAAACCTCCAGGAACACGAGTATGTAAACTTCGAGCTCGATACGATCGACGAGTTTCCGGGAATTTTTGAGAAGAATGACCACATTGCCGGCCTGAACTGCACCATTCCCTACAAGCAGCAAATTATGCCGTTTTTGGATGAAATTGACGAAGAAGCAGCCACTGTTGGAGCAATCAACACGGTCAAAATTATTCGCTCGGAAGCCGGCGTAAAGCTGAAAGGATTCAATACCGACATTTACGGTTTCGAGAATTCGCTGAAACCCATGCTGAGCGAGAAACACAAAAAGGCGCTGATTTTGGGAACAGGCGGAGCTTCAAAAGCCATCAAATATATTTTGAAAAAACTGGGGCTGAGCTACGTTTCTGCTTCAATTGAAGAAACACTGAATGAAGGGGAGATTCGCTATGAAGAGATTAACGAAGATTTGCTGAAAGAATACCTGGTAGTTATAAACGCTACACCGCTTGGAACTTTCCCGAAGGTGGAAAACTGCGCCAACATTCCTTACGAATTTCTGACTTCCGATCACGTCTTGTTCGACCTGGTTTACAACCCGGAAGAAACGCTGTTCATGAAAAAAGGCAAAGCACAGGGAGCGGCTGTGAAAAATGGGTTAGAGATGCTACATCTGCAAGCAATTAAAGCCTGGGAAATCTGGAATATGTAACTCCGAATTCACCTCAAAAATCATAAAAATAAAAGCCGGACAGTCTCTCACCTTGTCCGGCTTGATTTTTCTTGGTGTATAACAGTTACATTGTCTATGAGGGAAAAAAGAGAATGTCAATTTCTTCTGAATCTTCTTTCTGCTTCAGCGTAAATTTACCGGCCGGCGTTAGCGTCATTTCGCGCTTTGTCGCGTAAGGCAGTAATTTACGTTGCTCCGAAGCAGCCTGCGAATCATCGATATCGGTATTGAAGTAAATTTTCAGATTGGCGCTGTTTTCATCGTCAAACTGCAGCAAAAAAGCCGTGTGTTCAACAAATACCAAATCATCGTAAGCATAGCTCACATCTGTTCCGGCTTCTTCCAACATCATCTTCACTTCCGAAAGGGGTCTGAATGGTATGGTCATAACTTGAGTTTTTTTGTGTGAATAAGGAATTTTGGTTTTGCGGGGAACGGCTATTTACATGTTTTTGAGGAACAACTACTGCAACTCAATCCGCACGAAGATGGATCTTCGACCGAGTAGATATCATGCTCTTCCAACACCGATTCTTTGTAAAACTGAATATTTTCGTCAACCAACTTGCTATTTGGCCGAAATACTTTAATGTCGTTGTCTTTTAATATTTTGAAAGCCATCGGGCGCACATTCGGACTAATGATAGCCTTTACGATATCGTCCTCTCCTCCTTTTCGCAAATCAAGTCCAAAACGGCTCATCAACTCGGGTTTGCTGAAAATCTCGTTATCGCCTTTGGCGACATCATGTACACAGTAAAAATTAGCTTTGTAGAAATCATCCGCTAAAATATTTACCAATGCGGCGTTCTTTCCAATGATAGGCATACAAATCTTCATAACGTTCTATTTTTGGGTTCAACATGAACTGCCCGCTGCAGCTATCTTGGCACAACATACGCAAAAGATATACCCCAATTAAGAAACGATTGAATAACAGCAGGATAGAATTAAAGAACAGTCAATTTTCTTACATTTATGTAGGATAAATACACCAAACGAGACAAAAATGTGTTTTTCAGCATATAAAACATGGAAAATACTCATTTCTCCACCCTTTGCCCCATGCTCTCTGCACCACTCGTCACAAATGAATCAGTGCTTCGCGTTTGCGACCGTCCATCAGAATCGTCAAATTTTCGTCAAATTCGATTTGTTTCACATGGTTGGTTTCATCAACGACTTTACCCCGACTGAGCACCTCTTCGTTTAGCCAAGCCTCTCTGCTCTTGCTCGGTATGGAAAAATACCCGACATTCATCGACGTAACATTGTGAAAGAAATGCGATCCCAAAGAACCATCAAGCGGGAAATCAGGCAGACCAACTTCTACGATGATACGGGCCCTCGAGATCTGCGCCCAGGTTACAGGGATGCCGGTAAACGAATCACGGGTTCCCCAACGCCCCGGTCCTACCAAAATGTAGTCTTTGTTCAGGAAGTCCATTTTTCGGTTGAAACGACTGACTTCTTCAGCAATTTCTTTGGTTTTTAGCTTATCAAACGTATCACCCGGGACCACAATGACATCCCGAATTCCGTCGACACGGCCATTGCCCATTCCCCTTTTCGCGTACAACAAAGCATTCTCTCGCTCAATCTCATCTAATTCAATATCCAGCTCTTCTTCGTGGCGAATCAGGGGCTTAATTTGTAGCAGATAGAAGGTTGGCGAACCATCTTCCCCGTTTTCCAGATCGATGGCATATTCCATTTCGACCGGCGAGCCCATTGCTTCGCGAAATAAGCGCAGCAGAAAGTTGATTGTTTCGGCCATCGGAATCATGCCGTATTTCAGTAGATTGGCAAAATTCACAACGCGCGTTCCCCGAACCGACAAGTCCGAAATCAGATCGTCATTTTCCGAATCATACACCGAAGCACAGTGATCCAACATCCCGTCTTTTTCAGCCTCGCGGATGGATAGTTTCAGGATTCCGGCATCCTCTCCCACTTTCACCAGGTCGGTTTGACTGTTCGTCATATCCAAAGCATAAAACTGCCGCTGCGAATCTCGAATCTGGTCTTTCAGGCTACTCGGGTTGATTTGCGGATATTTCGGGCAAAAACGGTAAGCATTCTCGCCACCCACAACGTACATTCCCAATCCCACGGCAGCCACCGCAAAACCATCTTCGGGTTCCATGTACGAAACCGGGTAAAAATTGTATGATTGCGCAACTCCGCTAATGGTCGGGTAAAAGCGTCCGTCATGCTGATGCCCCACCAATTCCTG harbors:
- a CDS encoding DUF368 domain-containing protein, yielding MKRTLKDYLLITLKGMGMGAADVVPGVSGGTIAFITGIYEELIDSIKSVNFKTLKLLLSGQIKAFWEAINGTFLVSLLLGIGISVLSLAKGLKYLLEHHPILVWSFFFGLIVASAIYVAKDIKEWKIGTFISLICGVVIAYFITVVTPAEANTTYPFIFLSGAIAICAMILPGISGSFILVLLGMYKFILGSLSELNLPVIAVFLAGAAIGIVSFSNILSWLLKKYYNLTIALLSGFMIGSLNKVWPWKHVLETFTDRHGEIRPLIEKNVLPGNYFELTGNEAQLVYALLLAAAGFALIFVVEGLTKKLVKA
- a CDS encoding NADPH-dependent assimilatory sulfite reductase hemoprotein subunit, whose protein sequence is MSEQIDWSKLSEVEKLKYDSNYLRGTLVESLADPVTGAIADGDTQMSKFHGIYQQHDRDLEKERKLQKLEPAWSFLIRVRLPGGVASREQWLQMDSLADTHANGTLKLTTRQAFQLHGVIKSKLKATIQGINSALMDTIAACGDVNRNVMSLANPEESEIHAQAYKLAGDISAHLTPQTTAYHEIWLDEHLLVDGKKDVEPIYGDRYLPRKFKIGVAVPPYNDVDVFSQDLGYIAIQEKGKLVGYNVVVGGGFGSTFGVPETYPRLGDVIGFCTPSQAVDVAEKVVLVQKDNGNRQNRKQARLKYTIDHKGLDWFKAELNKYLGYKLEPARPYSFSRNGDRYGWVKGTNGKWNLNLFIEGGRVKDTGNLKLKTALREIAEQVDAQFILTGNQNLILANLDDKEKVAKILKEYGVWPIQLSGLRQNSIACVALNTCSLAFAEAERYLPDLMSKIEVILDEHGLLKEEIVIRMTGCPNGCGRPYLAEIGFIGKSAGRYNLYLGGNRNGTRLNALYKETLSEEEILAELKPIIADYAQNRNEGEGFGDFVVRKAYVKEIIHGKEFKH
- a CDS encoding assimilatory sulfite reductase (NADPH) flavoprotein subunit, with the protein product MSIKLNPLSEAQAKALEVLLEGAVPEQLIWLNGYFQGLTASYNKPAVAIGQQAQTAAAVVAASHLKLTILYGSHTGRSEGIAKKLGGLLGEKSISASVLAMDDYNPKQLTDEENLLVIVSTHGEGEPPEMAEDFHRFITGKRAPKLPNLNFSVLALGDKSYKLFCQTGLDIDHALKQAGAKELFPIVTCDVDYEEDANTWMNAILEKLAALQPAAVSTSATSSVQEEAVVYNQKNPFRATVIDKVKITGRDSDKEVYHVELDLNGSGISYQPGDSVGILTDNPPVLVEQIIERLKLDTDAPVVLKKTEYSLNVALRHQVEITLLTRDVIQKYAEKTGNPEVAKILENDELLDSYLWGNDILDLLVEFPAELTAQELIDLLRPLPARLYSISSSQDAVGDEVHITVATVRYENKGRNREGAASTYLADRIEIDEEVPVYIERNPGFRLPESEETPIIMVGAGTGIAPFRAFIQQSEVQKRKGKTWLFFGERRFYSDFLYQIEWQKALKKGVLGKIDLAFSRDQEEKIYVQHRLAQQQKEVFDWLQSGASFYLCGDMKHMAKDVQKTLLEIIQTQGGMSEDQARDYFKKLKKDKRFQTDVY
- a CDS encoding shikimate dehydrogenase family protein, yielding MKTYGLIGYRLGYSFSKGFFTEKFEKENLQEHEYVNFELDTIDEFPGIFEKNDHIAGLNCTIPYKQQIMPFLDEIDEEAATVGAINTVKIIRSEAGVKLKGFNTDIYGFENSLKPMLSEKHKKALILGTGGASKAIKYILKKLGLSYVSASIEETLNEGEIRYEEINEDLLKEYLVVINATPLGTFPKVENCANIPYEFLTSDHVLFDLVYNPEETLFMKKGKAQGAAVKNGLEMLHLQAIKAWEIWNM
- a CDS encoding chorismate mutase yields the protein MKDAKSCKTIEEVRQEIDRIDREVMELLARRQDYVCEIIRFKKDEESIVAQGRQDQLYQQRREWAEELRLSPEMIEEVYKTMVRHNIQKELELHKQTKNS
- a CDS encoding LytR/AlgR family response regulator transcription factor; the protein is MISTVIIDDDPVARKLMISILKQNFENIAIVGSAENITNGKEMIEKHDPDLVFLDVEMPDGTGFDLLDSLEGRRFKLAMVSSETAYSETAFSYAAQQFLPKPVRVCDVKRFVYEIILKREQRYVFE
- a CDS encoding uroporphyrinogen-III synthase: MEKNLNIDTMELPSVFIGRSLSEKTRQWLRNQPVRFIEQPLFRIQFRKPKVEFLNSIRDQKVSLVVTSSYAAHWLARFRHHFGLRSQHEIFCISSKQVAILKKTRMKIHRSAEPNIFSLSELIARHNTGQKVVYLRGDKPLNDLYEQLFSHGIQPVEMEVYKNTPIEKWLNQTFDAYLFFNPKSIETYKASGNFPAPNGQIMAVGDQTAMMAWKVFPNEVNVSSEEEELSFVQFSIDRLQKKLSEPEFKGMVTD
- a CDS encoding DUF4197 domain-containing protein: MKKTGLLFVAALLLFSCKSEAQLLKQLKSIIEPETSTDSTQTTTSTSSSTSQTLSLTESEASSGIKEALINGVTKGVELVSQEDGYYADPIIKIPFPEEVDFVASKLKAIGMGSLVDKAVLSMNRAAEDAAGTATDIFVGAIKEMTVTDAVNIVAGEDDAATQYLETHTTEKLTSEFSPIITSSLEKVDATKYWSDVMNAYNQIPMVKKVNPDLGEYVTEKAIEGLFVKIADEEKAIREDPVSRTTDLLKKVFN
- a CDS encoding DUF2061 domain-containing protein; protein product: MREKPYRSVVKSISWRTVGTIDTMMIAWLVTGKLDFAVTIGGVELFTKMFLYYMHERTWNRIKFGRIDQSDIEYQI
- a CDS encoding aldolase catalytic domain-containing protein, translated to MYKSDIKVVDCTVRDGGLMNKWQFDDKFVKGVYDACVEAGVDYMEIGYISSEKSFNRNEVGPWKFCADNDLRRIMGNNDTSLKISAMADIGRIDFDDIPPASESLIDMMRVACYAHQTDKAIELAHHCMDKGYETTINLMAVSKVNERDLDEALTDVAQSRVPVFYLVDSFGSMYCETIEHLLKKYKAALPEKEIGIHAHNNMQLAMSNTITALMGGATYLDATLLGMGRGAGNCPIEILTAFLKNPKYRLLPLLKAIQEEILPWQQKIDWGYHIPYLVTGALNEHPRSAMAWMDSDRKTDFVAFMKEMHDYE